From a region of the Salmo trutta chromosome 10, fSalTru1.1, whole genome shotgun sequence genome:
- the LOC115200970 gene encoding noggin-2-like, translating into MAFSKTLLVYVLVSIHLGDSQHYLRLRPSPSEHLPVPDLKEDPDPEYDPREQDLAERTLRKKLGSNFDPNFMSISSPMLVNLSVQDTQMKLQGPMPNEIKKLDISESPYGKRVKLGKKARRKFLQWLWTYTHCPVVYTWKDLGVRFWPRYIKEGNCFNERSCSFPEGMFCKPVKSITKTFLRWYCQGFLRQKYCTWIPVQYPIISECKCSC; encoded by the coding sequence ATGGCCTTCTCAAAGACGCTACTAGTTTATGTACTGGTATCCATTCACCTTGGAGATTCGCAACATTATCTACGCCTGCGCCCCTCGCCCAGCGAACATCTTCCCGTGCCAGACCTCAAGGAGGACCCCGACCCGGAATACGACCCCCGGGAACAGGACTTGGCCGAGAGGACTCTGCGGAAAAAGCTTGGCAGCAACTTTGATCCCAACTTTATGTCCATCAGCTCGCCCATGCTGGTGAATCTCTCCGTACAAGACACCCAGATGAAACTGCAAGGACCCATGCCAAACGAGATTAAAAAGCTGGATATCTCAGAGTCCCCCTACGGGAAGCGGGTAAAATTGGGCAAAAAAGCCCGCAGGAAATTTCTGCAGTGGTTGTGGACGTATACGCACTGTCCGGTGGTGTATACCTGGAAGGATTTGGGCGTGAGGTTCTGGCCACGCTACATCAAGGAGGGAAACTGCTTCAATGAGCGATCTTGTTCCTTCCCCGAGGGGATGTTTTGCAAACCTGTCAAGTCAATCACCAAGACTTTTCTCCGCTGGTATTGTCAAGGGTTTTTAAGACAGAAATATTGTACGTGGATACCGGTGCAATACCCAATCATCTCAGAGTGTAAATGCTCTTGCTGA